One bacterium CG_4_10_14_0_2_um_filter_33_32 genomic window, TATAATTTTATATCTTTATCTTCATTCTCACCAGTTAAAAATAATAGCTGTGCTATCACTAAATTAGCTATATCATCATTAATCGGAGTGCCTACAAAAATAATTCTGTCCTTTAAAAGTCTGGAAAATATATCATAAGCACGCTCACCAAATTGTGATTTTTCAATAACCATTGGAACAAGCTGGCTGATAATTTTATCTGATTTACTCATATTATTCTCCTCTATATTTATTTAAGCTGTTGCGTAATCAATTAATTTATCTAAAGTTTTTCTATTTTTTAGAACGGTTTTTATATATCTTCTCATTTCTTCCGATTGAAGTTTCTTTTTAGCTTCTTCACTAAGTTTTTCCTCTGATTCTGACCTGGTTTTCTTTATTTCCTCATCAGTTTCCTGATCTGATACATCAATATTTTCTACTTCTGCTATTTTATTAAGAACAAGACCGGTCTTGATTCTTTCTTTAGCCCCTTCCCTTAATTCCTGATCAAATTGTTCCTCTGTTTTACCTAAATACTCAATATATCGGGAAATTTTTAATCCTTGGGTACTTAATCTGCTTTCTAGATCTTTTTTCATCTGCTTTACTTCATCATCAATTAATATATGAGGTATATCAATTTCGGCATAATTATTCAATTGTTTGATGACCTCTTGCTCAACTCTATTTCTTTCTTCGTGGGTCTTCTGCTTGAATAGGGCGTTTTCTATATCCTTTTTTAATCCTTCAAGATCTTTTTCCGCACCTCCAGAAATCCTTTTGGCAAATTCGTCATCTAATTCGGGCAGCTTAATCTCCTGAACCATATGGATCTTTATTTTAAAATGTATATTTTCTCCCGCAATATCTTTCTCAAAATGCTCTGGCGGAAACTGTACATCAAATTCCTTCTCATCCCCTGCCTTAAGACCAATTAGATTCTGTTCAAATTCCGGCATAAAAACTTTTTCTCCAACTATTAATGGATGATTTCTGCTTTTCAATTTCTCAAGCAAAATACCTTTTTTATGGCCATCGAAATCAATTTCAGCCCAATCACCTTCTTCAATCGAACCTTCTTTTGGTTTTAATATAGATTCTCTTTTCTGTAAATTCTTTAGCATTTCTTCTACTTCAAGGCTCTCAATATTAACATCCTTCCTCTCTACCTTAACTTTTTTATAATCACCCAATTTAACTTCCGGAACTACAGGAACAATAGCTTCAAATTCTGCCGGATTATTAGGCGCAAATTTCTTTACTGAAATCTCTGGCCTTCCAATTGCCAGTATTTTCTCTTGGCCTATAGCTTCAACATATGCATAAGGAATTAAAAGCCTTACCGCCTCATCGTGAATAACTCTGGAGCCGGCTTTCTGTTCAACAATATTTTTTGGTATATGACCCGGTCTAAAACCGGGAATCTTAAGATGTTTTGATACTTCAATATAAGCTTTATCTATATATTGGTCAACAATATCTGAAGATACCTCTATATTTAACTTAATTTTACTTGCTGGAAGTTTTTCTATTTGTACTTTCATATGTATATTCTAACAAAAAATTATCTATTTTAAAATGATCTTATTTATAAAATTTGGGCAAGGGAAAAGAGGCAAAAACTTATACCTCTTGTGGTTGTGACGAGATGTTGATACGAGGGGTTAATAGCGATGGGTTTTATTAAAATTCTGGGGGGGGGATTGAGAGTAAAAGTTTGATAGTTAAACGGCTTTTGTTAATTGTGCAATATTGGTGCGGATAGTCGCGAGGTTAAACTCAATGTCTACTTCATAG contains:
- the tig gene encoding trigger factor, whose product is MKVQIEKLPASKIKLNIEVSSDIVDQYIDKAYIEVSKHLKIPGFRPGHIPKNIVEQKAGSRVIHDEAVRLLIPYAYVEAIGQEKILAIGRPEISVKKFAPNNPAEFEAIVPVVPEVKLGDYKKVKVERKDVNIESLEVEEMLKNLQKRESILKPKEGSIEEGDWAEIDFDGHKKGILLEKLKSRNHPLIVGEKVFMPEFEQNLIGLKAGDEKEFDVQFPPEHFEKDIAGENIHFKIKIHMVQEIKLPELDDEFAKRISGGAEKDLEGLKKDIENALFKQKTHEERNRVEQEVIKQLNNYAEIDIPHILIDDEVKQMKKDLESRLSTQGLKISRYIEYLGKTEEQFDQELREGAKERIKTGLVLNKIAEVENIDVSDQETDEEIKKTRSESEEKLSEEAKKKLQSEEMRRYIKTVLKNRKTLDKLIDYATA